From the genome of Methanocorpusculum sp., one region includes:
- a CDS encoding DUF47 domain-containing protein: MGLKNLIVPQDKIFFELFEEQAATVCKAADMLIDIFSDYTNIEEKYRLMKEIEHQGDAIAHRAYDELNRTFITPFEPEEISRLVTALDDVIDYIDDGARMLLIYEVKKTDQFMIEFAKCIRQAADEIKTGISGLRTLKDTETIKGCCIEINRLENVGDEILSTAIRNLFKSNDPVEIIKLKDIYEHLEIATDKCEDVSDVFSAILIRHT, translated from the coding sequence ATGGGTCTAAAGAATTTAATCGTACCGCAGGACAAGATTTTTTTTGAACTGTTTGAGGAACAGGCAGCCACGGTCTGTAAAGCAGCAGATATGCTGATCGATATATTTTCCGACTATACGAATATCGAGGAAAAATACCGGTTGATGAAGGAGATCGAGCATCAGGGAGATGCGATCGCCCACAGAGCATATGACGAACTGAACCGCACATTTATCACTCCTTTTGAACCGGAAGAAATCTCCCGGCTTGTTACCGCGCTTGACGATGTCATTGACTATATTGATGACGGAGCACGTATGCTTCTCATCTATGAAGTGAAAAAGACGGATCAGTTCATGATCGAGTTTGCAAAATGCATCCGGCAGGCGGCAGATGAGATCAAAACCGGGATCAGCGGTCTTCGCACCCTCAAAGACACAGAGACCATCAAAGGCTGCTGTATCGAGATCAACCGGCTGGAGAATGTGGGCGATGAGATCCTCTCCACGGCGATCAGAAATCTGTTCAAATCCAATGATCCTGTTGAGATCATCAAACTCAAGGATATCTATGAACATTTGGAGATCGCAACCGACAAATGTGAAGATGTTTCCGATGTATTTTCCGCAATTCTTATTCGTCACACGTGA
- a CDS encoding MFS transporter — translation MSIRERRMILFATSMGSLLNPMIATMVILALPAIGLEFGVSARDLGWMSTAFILATAILLVPASRLVDSIGYKKSYIIGGLIVVVSCFFSEFTPDYTTLIILRIIAGMGSAFVMITGLAILTRVYPANKRGMVIGVNTAMVYVGASMGPIIGGFLTEYAGWRSIFLMMIPLLLVSALVMAKFLKQEFKNPWKSFDIKGTILYAAAIFCTMYGLSTITDNGSLFLAIGGVFLIVIFMWYERKVAEPVLHVDLFFKNKRFARSSYTALLNYGCTYGAVYMVSLYLQSVGELSAVEAGFIIFFQPLIQAVMTPIAGKLSDHFDPRYLVTFGMALSAIGVILLAGLGLTSAVSYIAITQVFIGLGSALFSAPNTNAIMSAVPQKEYSSASSIVAVMRQLGMILSMAICMAAISIFVGGLNMLGPDMYPQFVQALQVSMLVCSGLAVIGIFFSWFRGKAPEGADV, via the coding sequence ATGAGCATACGTGAACGAAGAATGATCCTCTTCGCAACATCAATGGGGTCGCTCCTCAACCCCATGATCGCAACGATGGTAATACTTGCTCTCCCGGCGATCGGACTTGAATTTGGCGTCTCGGCACGTGATCTGGGCTGGATGAGCACAGCATTTATTCTGGCAACTGCCATTCTTTTAGTCCCGGCATCCCGTCTTGTTGACAGTATCGGATACAAAAAATCCTATATCATCGGGGGACTCATCGTCGTTGTCTCCTGTTTTTTCTCGGAATTCACACCGGATTACACCACCCTGATCATATTACGGATCATCGCCGGCATGGGATCAGCATTTGTGATGATAACAGGCCTTGCGATCCTGACGCGAGTATATCCGGCAAATAAGCGCGGGATGGTTATCGGGGTCAATACAGCAATGGTCTATGTCGGCGCATCAATGGGGCCGATCATCGGCGGATTCCTGACCGAGTATGCCGGATGGCGCAGTATTTTCCTGATGATGATCCCGCTTCTGCTGGTATCTGCGCTCGTCATGGCAAAGTTCCTCAAACAGGAGTTCAAAAATCCCTGGAAATCCTTTGATATCAAAGGGACGATATTATACGCAGCTGCGATATTCTGCACGATGTACGGGCTTTCCACCATCACCGACAACGGATCCCTCTTCCTCGCGATAGGAGGAGTATTCCTCATTGTCATTTTCATGTGGTATGAACGCAAAGTTGCGGAACCGGTTCTTCATGTAGATCTGTTCTTCAAAAACAAACGGTTCGCACGGTCCTCCTATACTGCTCTCCTGAACTATGGCTGCACATACGGAGCAGTCTATATGGTTAGTCTGTATCTTCAGTCGGTCGGTGAGCTGAGTGCGGTCGAAGCAGGATTTATCATTTTCTTCCAGCCGCTCATCCAGGCAGTGATGACGCCGATCGCAGGTAAACTTTCCGACCATTTCGACCCGAGATATCTTGTCACGTTTGGCATGGCGCTCTCGGCGATAGGAGTCATTCTTCTCGCAGGCCTTGGACTTACCTCAGCCGTTTCCTACATCGCGATCACGCAGGTATTCATAGGGCTCGGATCGGCCTTATTCTCGGCACCGAACACCAATGCGATCATGAGTGCTGTCCCGCAAAAAGAGTATAGTTCGGCATCCAGCATCGTCGCAGTGATGAGACAGCTTGGCATGATCCTCTCGATGGCGATCTGTATGGCAGCAATATCCATCTTTGTCGGAGGCCTGAATATGCTCGGACCTGACATGTATCCGCAGTTTGTTCAGGCTCTGCAGGTCTCAATGCTGGTATGTTCCGGACTTGCTGTGATCGGTATTTTCTTCTCATGGTTCCGTGGTAAAGCACCTGAGGGGGCGGACGTATGA
- a CDS encoding PH domain-containing protein, with the protein MVKLGEEFKPDAKYTSYLALASVMAVILIWACCVGWVYFVALGDPIFVLIGQISLGVLAGIVIFVLIWSRLYYASVVYHLNDTEMTWKRGVWFRKTGIVPYNRITNVDIVQGPVMRIFGISNLKIETAGGNSGKNSAEIQLEGIADPEPLRAMIMDFVRGNVPSPAATGVDFGRRAAPADMQALIAEVTAIRKLLEAERK; encoded by the coding sequence ATGGTTAAACTCGGTGAAGAATTTAAGCCGGATGCGAAGTATACTTCGTATCTGGCACTTGCGAGCGTAATGGCAGTTATTCTTATTTGGGCATGTTGTGTCGGATGGGTCTATTTCGTAGCGTTAGGCGATCCGATTTTTGTTCTGATCGGTCAGATCTCTCTTGGCGTTCTTGCTGGAATCGTGATCTTCGTTCTGATCTGGTCGCGTCTGTATTATGCCTCGGTCGTATATCACCTGAATGATACGGAGATGACCTGGAAACGCGGTGTCTGGTTTAGAAAAACCGGGATCGTCCCCTATAACCGTATCACGAATGTGGATATCGTTCAGGGTCCGGTCATGCGGATATTCGGCATCTCGAATTTAAAGATCGAGACAGCCGGCGGAAATTCCGGGAAGAACTCTGCCGAGATCCAGCTCGAAGGTATCGCCGATCCCGAACCTCTCAGGGCAATGATCATGGATTTTGTCCGCGGCAATGTTCCAAGTCCGGCGGCGACCGGTGTCGATTTCGGCAGGCGTGCAGCTCCTGCAGATATGCAGGCACTGATTGCCGAGGTCACGGCTATCAGAAAGCTTCTGGAAGCAGAGAGAAAATAA
- a CDS encoding inorganic phosphate transporter, with protein MDTITFIVVILGIIIALAFNFSNGRNDASNVVATVVATRALSPRYAILLASVCCFAGPFIFSTAVAKTIGKGIVNPEIFTPILLLIGLCGAVFWVNFCSRSGIPVSSSHSLVGGLMGAGIAAGGLSVVNWPTSEMALGMVYYLILGAVVGAIIMLIIALIFNDSVKLFLLIGAGVGAIVAVPIAMILGVFVFSGLLAILLFICVSPILGLIVSYSFTTILTRITAKRSAHPMLLNKWFQRAQVLASGFQAASLGGNDAQNAMGIILAILISTGLAASNSELPLWVILLSGFAIAAGILSGGWRVIKKMGSGITRIQPYQGFSAAVSGGAVLSFMTSFGVPVSTTHVASGTIMGTGVTRGMGAVNWSTVRQMVTAWIITIPCAAVVSFLAYIILAFVFGF; from the coding sequence ATGGATACCATCACTTTTATTGTTGTTATTCTCGGGATCATCATCGCACTCGCGTTCAACTTTTCGAACGGGCGAAACGACGCATCCAATGTTGTTGCGACCGTGGTCGCGACCCGTGCACTATCTCCGAGATATGCGATCCTGCTCGCATCGGTCTGCTGTTTTGCAGGTCCGTTCATTTTCTCGACCGCAGTTGCTAAAACTATTGGGAAAGGGATCGTAAATCCGGAGATCTTCACCCCCATTCTTCTTTTGATCGGTCTTTGTGGAGCTGTTTTCTGGGTGAATTTCTGTTCACGGTCGGGCATCCCGGTCTCCTCATCGCATTCGCTGGTGGGGGGTCTGATGGGAGCCGGAATTGCCGCCGGAGGTCTTTCGGTCGTGAACTGGCCTACTTCCGAGATGGCTCTTGGGATGGTGTATTATCTGATTCTCGGAGCGGTCGTTGGCGCGATCATTATGCTGATCATTGCACTGATCTTCAATGACTCGGTAAAACTGTTTCTGCTGATCGGAGCGGGAGTAGGGGCGATCGTCGCAGTACCAATTGCAATGATCTTAGGGGTTTTTGTATTCTCAGGGCTTCTCGCGATCCTGCTGTTCATCTGTGTTTCCCCTATACTTGGGCTGATCGTATCCTATTCTTTTACGACGATCTTAACAAGGATAACAGCAAAACGCTCCGCCCACCCAATGCTTCTGAACAAATGGTTTCAGCGTGCACAGGTTCTGGCATCCGGTTTCCAGGCGGCAAGTCTCGGGGGAAACGATGCTCAGAATGCGATGGGTATCATCCTTGCGATCCTGATTTCGACCGGTCTTGCTGCATCCAACAGCGAACTGCCTCTTTGGGTGATCCTTCTCTCGGGTTTTGCGATCGCGGCAGGTATTCTTTCGGGAGGCTGGCGGGTCATTAAAAAGATGGGGTCGGGGATCACCAGGATCCAGCCGTATCAGGGTTTTTCCGCCGCAGTATCCGGCGGAGCAGTCCTGTCTTTTATGACCTCGTTCGGTGTTCCGGTCTCGACGACCCATGTAGCGAGCGGAACGATCATGGGTACAGGCGTAACCCGGGGTATGGGAGCAGTGAACTGGAGTACGGTCCGTCAGATGGTGACCGCGTGGATCATTACGATCCCGTGTGCTGCGGTGGTTTCCTTTTTGGCATATATTATTCTGGCATTCGTGTTCGGGTTCTGA
- the hxlB gene encoding 6-phospho-3-hexuloisomerase, which yields MKYGVSVQNMMSLMASRIDSIAQKIPAAQVDAFLEAILNANRIYVMGAGRSGLVAKSFAMRLMHTGFTAYVVGETITPAIGEDDLIIAFSGSGNTKTIGDIAETAKGLGAKVALISSNPQSRIGHVADFVIEIETQRDPVTCDAHEYEIRQMLGEHRSFAPLGTIFETSSLMFGDAVISTLMDMKKIEEADLKRRHTNME from the coding sequence ATGAAATACGGAGTATCCGTTCAAAACATGATGAGTCTTATGGCATCACGTATCGATTCCATCGCTCAGAAGATCCCTGCAGCTCAGGTGGATGCATTTCTCGAGGCGATCCTCAATGCAAACCGCATCTATGTGATGGGCGCAGGAAGATCGGGTCTGGTTGCCAAATCCTTTGCGATGCGTCTGATGCACACCGGATTTACCGCCTATGTCGTCGGTGAGACCATCACCCCGGCGATCGGCGAAGATGATCTGATCATTGCCTTTTCCGGATCAGGAAACACAAAAACCATCGGAGATATCGCAGAGACCGCAAAAGGTCTTGGTGCAAAGGTCGCTTTGATCTCATCCAATCCCCAGTCGCGTATCGGGCATGTTGCGGATTTTGTCATTGAGATAGAAACCCAGCGTGACCCGGTCACCTGCGATGCCCATGAATATGAGATCCGTCAGATGCTTGGCGAACACCGGTCTTTCGCCCCGCTTGGGACCATCTTCGAAACATCCTCTCTGATGTTTGGAGATGCTGTCATCTCGACACTCATGGATATGAAAAAGATCGAAGAGGCAGATCTGAAACGCCGCCACACCAACATGGAATAA
- a CDS encoding M42 family metallopeptidase, translating to MELTEINTLLEKLSNAHGISSREAEVAKIIRDEIADYVDEIRTDKMGNLIAVKKGDDFKIMLAAHMDEIGMMVQYVDERGFIRFVAVGGWYNPVMVGQRVILHGEKGPVYGVLGNKPPHVMTEEDKKKPIDMADLFIEVGAKSPEEVEALGITVGTSVTMDRQYVKLAGTTVTGKAMDNRAGCAMLIGALKEMKTAHTIYAVFTVQEEVGLKGAKTSSYTLDPDVAIATDVTIPGDSPGVERRKAPVYMGKGPVIGMASASGRGHLADPRIVDWLVKTGKKFNIPCQIEVGDGGNTDASAINFERGGIPSVPMSVPARYIHSPVEVIDLKDLEAAIHLLAKAVETKPKF from the coding sequence ATGGAACTTACTGAAATCAATACTTTACTCGAAAAACTCTCGAACGCACACGGCATTTCCAGCCGTGAGGCAGAAGTTGCAAAGATCATCCGCGATGAGATCGCAGATTATGTGGATGAGATCAGAACAGATAAGATGGGCAACCTGATCGCGGTCAAAAAAGGCGACGACTTTAAGATCATGCTCGCCGCCCACATGGATGAGATCGGCATGATGGTCCAGTATGTGGACGAACGTGGATTCATCAGATTTGTCGCGGTCGGCGGCTGGTATAATCCGGTCATGGTCGGACAGAGAGTTATCCTTCATGGTGAGAAAGGTCCGGTCTACGGTGTTCTCGGCAACAAACCCCCGCATGTGATGACCGAGGAAGACAAGAAGAAACCGATCGACATGGCAGATCTGTTCATCGAGGTTGGAGCAAAATCACCTGAAGAAGTCGAGGCTCTCGGTATCACCGTTGGAACATCTGTCACGATGGACCGCCAGTATGTCAAACTTGCCGGGACCACGGTCACGGGAAAAGCCATGGACAACCGTGCAGGTTGTGCGATGCTGATCGGCGCTCTGAAAGAGATGAAGACCGCACACACGATCTATGCAGTTTTCACCGTGCAGGAAGAGGTCGGGCTCAAAGGAGCGAAAACTAGTTCATATACTCTGGATCCCGATGTTGCCATCGCCACGGATGTGACGATCCCGGGAGACTCCCCGGGCGTCGAGCGGCGCAAGGCCCCAGTGTATATGGGCAAAGGGCCCGTCATTGGTATGGCGTCGGCGAGCGGCCGGGGTCATCTCGCGGATCCGCGGATCGTCGACTGGCTCGTCAAGACCGGAAAGAAATTCAACATCCCCTGTCAGATCGAGGTGGGAGACGGCGGCAACACGGATGCATCCGCCATCAACTTTGAACGCGGCGGGATCCCGAGCGTGCCGATGTCGGTTCCGGCACGATATATCCACTCACCGGTCGAGGTCATCGACTTAAAGGATCTCGAAGCGGCGATCCACCTGCTCGCAAAAGCGGTGGAAACAAAACCAAAATTCTAA
- a CDS encoding bifunctional 5,6,7,8-tetrahydromethanopterin hydro-lyase/3-hexulose-6-phosphate synthase yields the protein MFLIGEALVGDGAELAHIDLMIGDKNGPVGMSFANGLTQLSAGHTPLLGVIRPNLLPKPAVLIVPKVTLKHTEQVTQIFGPAQAAVSKAIADALEDGVFEGMDVEENVIVASVFIDPSAKDFNKLYRFNYGATRLALSRALDKFPDTATVLKEKDRAAHGVMGFKVQRLWNPPYLQVAMDLVDMKQVERVLSGVPQNDHVIFEAGTPLIKQFGLSVINEIRKIRPNCFIVADLKTLDTGNLEARMVSNAGGDAAVVSGLAPVETIASFIKEAKKCGIYAIIDMLNVDEPAKLIESLGQMGGAALLPQYVEMHRAIDKEATGDYSWGDIKKIKEVAKKYNAKILVATAGGIRQPVVKKALAAGADIVVVGRAITASKDIKNAAESFLEELDSEEIDQFRIMTDF from the coding sequence ATGTTCTTAATTGGTGAAGCACTCGTTGGCGATGGAGCGGAACTCGCTCACATCGACCTCATGATCGGAGATAAAAACGGCCCGGTCGGCATGTCATTCGCAAATGGTCTGACACAGCTTTCTGCCGGTCACACTCCACTTCTCGGCGTTATCCGCCCCAACCTTCTGCCAAAACCGGCAGTCCTGATCGTCCCGAAGGTAACGCTCAAACACACCGAGCAGGTTACCCAGATCTTTGGTCCCGCACAGGCAGCGGTTTCCAAAGCAATAGCAGATGCATTAGAGGACGGCGTCTTCGAGGGCATGGATGTTGAGGAAAATGTCATTGTTGCAAGTGTTTTCATCGACCCCTCGGCAAAAGACTTCAATAAACTCTACCGTTTCAACTATGGAGCAACGCGCCTCGCACTCTCACGCGCTCTCGATAAGTTCCCTGACACCGCCACTGTTCTGAAAGAGAAGGACAGAGCAGCCCACGGAGTCATGGGATTCAAGGTCCAGCGTCTGTGGAACCCGCCGTATCTCCAGGTCGCCATGGATCTTGTTGACATGAAGCAGGTCGAGCGTGTTTTATCCGGCGTCCCGCAGAACGACCACGTCATCTTCGAGGCAGGTACCCCGCTGATCAAACAGTTCGGTCTCAGTGTTATCAACGAGATCAGAAAGATCCGTCCGAACTGTTTCATTGTTGCTGACCTGAAGACCCTGGATACAGGTAACCTTGAGGCACGCATGGTCTCGAACGCCGGCGGAGACGCCGCAGTCGTTTCCGGACTTGCACCAGTAGAAACTATCGCATCCTTCATCAAAGAAGCAAAGAAGTGTGGAATCTACGCAATCATCGATATGCTGAATGTCGACGAACCTGCAAAACTTATCGAGTCCCTCGGTCAGATGGGCGGCGCAGCACTTCTCCCGCAGTATGTGGAGATGCACCGTGCTATCGATAAGGAAGCAACCGGCGACTACAGCTGGGGTGACATCAAGAAGATCAAGGAAGTTGCAAAGAAGTACAATGCAAAGATCCTTGTCGCGACTGCAGGCGGTATCCGTCAGCCGGTCGTTAAGAAAGCACTCGCAGCAGGAGCAGATATCGTTGTTGTCGGCAGAGCGATCACCGCAAGCAAGGACATCAAGAATGCAGCAGAAAGCTTCCTTGAGGAACTCGACTCAGAAGAGATCGATCAGTTCCGTATCATGACCGATTTCTAA
- the rbr gene encoding rubrerythrin, which produces MCNVKGTKTEANLEFAFAGESKARNKYTYYASQARKEGYNQIADIFEETAGNEKEHAKLWFKILHGGDVPDTITNLLDAAAGEHEEWTEMYAGFAVVAKEEGFDKLAKTLEGVAAIEKLHEERYRKLLANIKEGKVFARPEKLQWQCTNCGHIYVGEKAPDECPVCKHPQAYFEIRKTNY; this is translated from the coding sequence ATGTGTAATGTAAAAGGCACCAAAACCGAAGCAAACTTAGAGTTTGCTTTCGCAGGTGAGTCTAAAGCGCGAAACAAGTACACCTATTATGCCTCCCAGGCCAGAAAAGAAGGATATAACCAGATCGCCGATATCTTTGAAGAGACTGCCGGCAACGAAAAAGAACACGCAAAACTCTGGTTCAAGATCCTCCACGGCGGAGATGTGCCTGACACCATAACAAATCTGCTTGATGCAGCAGCAGGCGAACACGAAGAGTGGACGGAAATGTATGCAGGCTTTGCCGTTGTCGCAAAAGAAGAAGGCTTTGATAAACTTGCAAAAACCCTTGAAGGCGTTGCCGCGATCGAAAAATTACACGAGGAACGCTACAGAAAACTTCTCGCAAACATCAAAGAAGGCAAAGTCTTTGCCCGTCCGGAGAAACTGCAGTGGCAGTGTACAAACTGCGGTCACATCTATGTCGGTGAAAAAGCTCCAGATGAGTGTCCTGTCTGTAAACACCCGCAGGCCTACTTCGAGATCAGAAAAACCAACTACTGA
- the nth gene encoding endonuclease III, with translation MNQITAESIFKELQHQYPCTRDEMNFLKFRNPFELLIMTILSAQTTDITINGLRDELFTAYPDAAALSRAEPSDVERIIHSAGYYRAKTKNIIGTAKMLEENFGGIVPKTIEELITLPGVGRKTANIVTNHAFHETYGIAVDTHVGRLSQRIGFTKNTDPDKIEKDLMELFPKKWWSEINYLLIRHGRAVCTAKKPDCTKCIISHNCQSYINRGEE, from the coding sequence ATGAATCAGATAACTGCAGAATCCATTTTCAAAGAGTTACAACATCAGTACCCGTGCACGCGGGACGAGATGAACTTCCTCAAATTCAGAAACCCTTTTGAACTGCTTATCATGACGATCCTCTCCGCACAGACGACCGATATTACCATCAATGGTCTGCGTGACGAGCTTTTTACCGCATATCCGGATGCTGCCGCTCTCTCACGGGCAGAGCCTTCAGATGTAGAACGGATCATTCACTCAGCAGGTTATTACCGCGCGAAAACGAAAAACATCATCGGGACGGCAAAAATGCTCGAAGAAAATTTCGGCGGTATCGTTCCAAAAACTATCGAAGAGCTCATAACCCTTCCCGGAGTCGGACGAAAAACAGCCAACATCGTCACGAATCACGCATTTCACGAAACATACGGGATCGCGGTGGACACCCATGTCGGAAGGCTTTCACAGAGAATAGGCTTCACGAAAAATACCGACCCTGATAAAATCGAAAAGGATCTCATGGAACTGTTTCCAAAAAAGTGGTGGAGCGAGATCAACTATCTTCTGATACGTCACGGAAGAGCAGTCTGTACCGCAAAAAAGCCCGACTGTACGAAATGCATAATCAGTCATAACTGCCAATCATATATTAACAGAGGTGAAGAGTGA
- a CDS encoding pyridoxal phosphate-dependent aminotransferase — protein sequence MTDFASRVKAIDISGIRKMFESAAPGSINMGLGQPDFDTPDNIKNAAVKAIAEGKTGYTNNAGIDELRAAVARKLKSENGLSYGPGDILITAGGSGALHAAIFSLVENGQKVVFNNPGFVSYGSLTTLAGGIPDPVALKPDLHLDVEALKEHFSDKNTKVMVLNSPANPTGAVETKETIRAVVESAADYGVTVLSDEVYEKFCYGNTEFVSAGTFGDNVVTINAASKTYAMTGWRIGFMAASREIIDQAVKIQQYSLACPTSIAQYAALEAYTGDQSSIGVMKKEYEARRNLLISGLREMGISVDMPEGAFYAFPKLELDTVMKIVAAGVIITPGGAFGSKGVGYARMSYATSQENIKIALDRIRTVVA from the coding sequence ATGACAGATTTTGCATCACGTGTAAAAGCCATCGATATCTCGGGGATCAGAAAGATGTTCGAGTCGGCAGCTCCCGGATCAATCAACATGGGTCTCGGCCAGCCGGATTTCGACACCCCGGATAACATCAAAAACGCCGCCGTCAAAGCCATTGCCGAGGGAAAAACAGGATATACGAACAATGCAGGTATCGATGAACTCCGTGCCGCAGTAGCCAGAAAACTCAAATCGGAAAACGGACTCTCTTACGGACCAGGCGATATCCTCATCACCGCAGGCGGCTCGGGAGCACTGCACGCAGCTATCTTCTCACTCGTTGAGAACGGGCAGAAGGTCGTGTTCAATAACCCGGGTTTCGTCTCCTACGGTTCGCTTACAACGCTCGCCGGCGGAATTCCCGACCCGGTCGCCCTGAAACCCGATCTCCATCTGGATGTCGAAGCGCTCAAGGAACACTTCTCCGACAAAAATACCAAAGTCATGGTCTTAAACAGCCCGGCAAATCCTACAGGAGCGGTCGAGACGAAAGAGACTATCAGAGCGGTCGTCGAGTCCGCAGCGGATTACGGCGTCACTGTCCTCTCCGACGAAGTGTACGAGAAGTTCTGTTACGGCAATACGGAATTTGTCAGCGCAGGAACGTTCGGCGACAACGTCGTCACGATCAACGCGGCAAGCAAAACCTATGCGATGACCGGCTGGCGTATCGGATTTATGGCAGCATCACGCGAGATCATCGATCAGGCGGTCAAAATTCAGCAGTACTCGCTTGCCTGTCCCACCTCGATCGCCCAGTATGCGGCCCTCGAGGCATACACAGGGGATCAGTCCTCGATTGGCGTAATGAAGAAGGAATACGAAGCACGCCGGAATCTCCTTATCAGCGGACTTCGGGAGATGGGGATCTCCGTTGATATGCCGGAAGGAGCATTCTACGCGTTCCCGAAACTTGAACTCGACACGGTCATGAAGATCGTGGCGGCTGGCGTGATCATCACGCCGGGCGGAGCATTCGGCTCGAAGGGTGTTGGATACGCCCGTATGAGCTATGCAACCTCCCAGGAAAATATAAAAATCGCTCTTGATAGAATACGAACGGTAGTGGCGTAA
- the pyrH gene encoding UMP kinase, whose protein sequence is MTRVVISVGGSVLVPSLDAHRLKEWAESLINLTKAGIQIFAVVGGGGEARRYIDACRSIGLDEASSDEIGIQVTRINAALLIGALKEYAYPVVAESYREAKTAAVSGKIVVMGGVTPGQTTDAVAAVLAEEVGASMMINMTAIDGIYTADPNKDASAKKHDILSPQGLIDLIMKEKMCAGSNMVIDLVAAKITERSCIPLVVIDGRCPALMEKALLKGEFAGTIVGDSMIRFPIV, encoded by the coding sequence ATGACGAGGGTTGTTATTTCTGTAGGAGGATCGGTCCTAGTACCGTCACTTGACGCACACCGCCTGAAAGAATGGGCTGAATCACTGATAAACCTCACCAAAGCCGGCATCCAGATTTTTGCCGTTGTCGGCGGAGGAGGAGAAGCACGAAGATACATAGATGCCTGCCGAAGTATTGGACTGGACGAAGCCTCATCAGATGAGATCGGGATCCAGGTCACCCGGATCAATGCCGCTCTTCTTATCGGCGCTCTCAAAGAATATGCATATCCGGTCGTTGCCGAATCCTACCGCGAAGCAAAGACCGCGGCCGTATCCGGAAAGATCGTGGTGATGGGTGGAGTCACTCCCGGTCAGACCACGGACGCCGTAGCCGCAGTACTAGCAGAAGAGGTCGGGGCCTCAATGATGATCAATATGACCGCGATCGACGGTATCTACACCGCAGACCCCAATAAAGATGCATCTGCAAAGAAACACGATATCCTGAGTCCGCAGGGACTCATCGACCTGATCATGAAAGAAAAGATGTGCGCAGGATCGAATATGGTCATCGATCTCGTAGCTGCAAAGATCACCGAAAGAAGCTGTATCCCCCTTGTAGTGATCGATGGACGCTGCCCCGCACTCATGGAAAAAGCCCTCCTCAAAGGCGAATTTGCCGGAACCATCGTCGGAGATTCGATGATTCGGTTCCCGATCGTATAA
- a CDS encoding phosphopantetheine adenylyltransferase — protein sequence MKVMVGGTFDPLHIGHQHLLTRAFTTAGPGGHVVIGLSSDTFASRKQHPVRSYEVRFAELTNWIESKKFEATYEIEALFDQFGSALTQDFDALVVSHETFPVGNLINAKRKEMGKNMVDLYQIQCVMAKDGKVVSSTRIYRGEINRFGEPVSEELFSGAESCKKE from the coding sequence ATGAAAGTGATGGTAGGCGGGACATTCGATCCCCTTCACATCGGCCATCAGCATCTCCTTACCCGAGCATTTACGACTGCAGGACCAGGCGGTCATGTGGTCATCGGATTATCTTCGGATACCTTTGCTTCCCGAAAACAGCATCCGGTTAGAAGTTATGAGGTTCGGTTCGCAGAGCTGACCAACTGGATCGAATCAAAAAAGTTTGAAGCGACCTATGAGATCGAAGCGCTGTTCGATCAGTTCGGCAGTGCACTGACCCAGGACTTCGATGCGCTGGTCGTGAGTCATGAGACGTTTCCGGTCGGGAATCTCATCAATGCAAAGCGGAAGGAGATGGGGAAAAACATGGTGGATCTCTATCAGATCCAGTGTGTTATGGCAAAGGACGGAAAGGTGGTTTCTTCCACCAGAATCTATAGAGGAGAGATCAACAGATTTGGAGAACCGGTCTCTGAAGAGTTGTTCTCGGGAGCTGAGTCATGCAAAAAAGAATGA